A portion of the Impatiens glandulifera unplaced genomic scaffold, dImpGla2.1, whole genome shotgun sequence genome contains these proteins:
- the LOC124918333 gene encoding uncharacterized protein LOC124918333 produces MQGQKDALSRSDVKPKSRILKLKSKLGRKGDSQLACGCDFGGEYTSNDFSQLLASDGTIHQTSCTDTPQQNGVAERKYRHLVETALSFMLSAEVPSVIWGETVLTTAHVINRISISHNSGLSPFEKLYGHSPDYSSLRVLSCICFVLRPHVDRNKLSPLSTLCVFLGYGVGQKGYRCFDPVSQKLYVSRHVVFLEHISFFSFPTSSNHMTQADLVRIDPFDTKFDEYISNTLVHDTLVHDTSISHFPAPTTTQILDEIVDPLPSISNTLVHDTSISHVPVVTTTQLSDEIVDLPPRHSIFTRKSSKLPDFKYSSYSTSFASFVTYVRRFSEPSSYKQVVRDPL; encoded by the exons ATGCAAGGCCAGAAAGACGCGCTTTCTCGGTCGGATGTGAAACCAAAATCTAGGATTCTTAAGCTGAAATCCAAGTTAGGCCGTAAGGGAGATTCTCAGTTAGCATGCGG GTGTGATTTTGGAGGTGAATACACTTCTAATGATTTCTCTCAGTTACTTGCCTCTGATGGTACAATTCACCAAACCTCATGTACTgacactcctcaacaaaatggtgtggctgaAAGAAAATATCGTCATCTTGTTGAAACAGCTCTTTCTTTTATGCTATCAGCCGAGGTTCCTAGTGTGATTTGGGGGGAAACAGTTCTTACCACTGCTCATGTAATCAATAGAATCTCAATATCTCATAATTCAGGTTTGTCtccttttgaaaaattatatggtCATTCACCTGATTATTCCTCGTTGCGTGTTttaagttgtatttgttttgtccTTCGACCACATGTAGACCGTAATAAGTTGTCTCCCCTGTCTACCTTATGTGTCTTTCTGGGTTATGGTGTTGGTCAAAAGGGGTATCGTTGTTTTGATCCAGTTAgtcaaaaattatatgtttcgCGTCATGTTGTGTTTTTAGAGCACATTTCATTCTTCTCTTTTCCTACTAGTTCAAATCATATGACCCAAGCAGATCTAGTTCGTATTGATCCCTTTGACACTAAGTTCGATGAATATATATCTAATACTTTAGTTCACGATACTTTGGTTCACGATACATCCATCTCCCATTTCCCTGCTCCTACAACCACCCAAATTCTGGATGAGATTGTGGATCCTCTTCCTAGTATATCTAATACTTTGGTTCACGATACATCCATCTCCCATGTCCCTGTTGTTACGACCACCCAATTGTCGGATGAGATTGTTGATCTTCCTCCCCGTCACTCCATTTTCACTCGTAAGTCTAGTAAACTTCCCGATTTTAAGTACTCCTCTTATTCTACTTCATTTGCTTCCTTTGTCACTTATGTTCGTCGTTTTTCTGAGCCTTCATCCTATAAGCAGGTAGTTCGCGATCCTCTTTGA
- the LOC124918334 gene encoding uncharacterized mitochondrial protein AtMg00810-like, with protein MDYEETFAPVVKMKTIRTLIDVASICQWKIDQMDVKNAFLNGDLHEEVYMMSPLVFLINLVKFASFTKLFMVSNNHHVPGFKTFSMVITSLGFLSSNHDSTLFIQRTTVGCILLSVYVDDMIITSDDHDGIESLKSELAHSFAMKDLGMLHYFLGIEVAYSPKGYLLSQSKYISDLFEHARLTDNRIVNTPLETNARYSLSDGTLLEDYGLYCTIVGSLVYLTITRPNIAHAVHVVSQFFTTLTTVHWAAVLRILKYLRGTQFHSLIFPSMSSLKLRAYSDADWIGDPTDRKSTTGYCIFLGDSHISWKRKKQDVISRSSTEAEYQAMASTTYEIVWLRRLLIDMGISLSHPTLLYCDNQSAIQIAQNYVFHERTKHIEIDCHVTRHHLQTHTITLSFVPSSLQIADC; from the coding sequence ATGGATTATGAGGAAACATTTGCTCCTGTTGTGAAAATGAAAACTATTCGCACTTTAATTGATGTTGCTTCAATTTGCCAATGGAAAATCgatcaaatggatgtgaagaatgcttttttgaatggtgaccttcATGAAGAGGTTTATATGATGTCTCCCCTGGTGTTCCTCATCAACCTGGTGAAGTTTGCAAGCTTCACAAAACTCTTTATGGTCTCAAATAATCACCACGTTCCTGGTTTCAAAACATTTTCTATGGTGATCACTTCGCTTGGCTTTCTTTCTAGTAACCATGATTCGACTTTATTTATCCAGCGTACAACAGTAGGATGCATTCTTCTATCCgtgtatgttgatgatatgattattacAAGTGATGATCATGATGGTATTGAATCATTGAAGTCTGAGTTAGCACACTCATTCGCTATGAAAGATTTGGGAATGCTACattattttttgggaattgAGGTAGCTTATTCTCCCAAAGGTTATCTCTTATCTCAATCTAAGTACATTTCTGATTTGTTTGAGCATGCTCGACTAACTGACAACCGAATTGTTAATACACCCCTTGAGACCAATGCTAGATACTCTCTGTCCGATGGCACTCTTTTGGAGGATTATGGTCTTTATTGTACCATTGTTGGCAGCTTGGTTTATCTTACTATAACTCGCCCAAACATTGCGCATGCAGTTCATGTGGTTAGTCAGTTTTTCACTACCCTTACTACAGTTCATTGGGCTGCTGTTCTTCGTATTCTCAAGTATCTTCGGGGCACTCAATTTCATAGTCTCATATTTCCTTCCATGTCTTCATTAAAGTTACGTGCCTACTCTGATGCGGATTGGATTGGTGATCCTACGGACCGCAAGTCGACCACTGGATATTGTATTTTCCTCGGTGATTCTCATATTTCATGGAAGAGAAAGAAACAAGATGTCATCTCTCGGTCTtctacagaagctgagtatcAAGCCATGGCCTCGACTACTTATGAAATTGTTTGGTTACGCAGATTACTTATTGATATGGGTATTTCTCTTTCTCATCCTACTCTGCTATATTGCGATAATCAAAGTGCTATCCAGATTGCACAGAATTATGTCTTTCATGAGCGAACCAAACATATCGAGATTGATTGTCATGTCACTCGTCATCATCTACAAACTCACACCATCACTTTGTCATTTGTTCCTTCCTCTTTGCAGATTGCAGATTGctga